The DNA region GAGATATTCTTTGTGAACCCTAGCCGTTATCGCTTAGTGGAAAAAGCTCTCATTTCCAACATCCATAAAGTTGTACTTATATCTTATAAAAAGGGGTTTTAAGAGAAGTACTTGCTAATGGGTTAACGCGCTAATTAACACCCCTTATGGGTGGATCCGACACGATAGCAATTTTCCAACCCAAGTAGTACTCTGTATTGAAGTGATTTAAACTTTTTTCAAGTATTTTCTTCCCATTGTTGAGGCCTttggaggaagaagaaaatatttggaCAAGAACTGCTGCACAATACAAGGGTGTCGTCATTGTCTTCAATTATGGTAGGTTCATCATCTTACACTCATCGAATTACACATGAGTTTCGAATTCTGTTTATGTGATGGATTAGGTGGTATCGGTAAGGGATTAATTTGAAATTGTCGCACAGGCTCGTGATACTTATGGTTTCTAGTCATGGTTAATAGCATGGCTTCTTAGCTGGGGAGAGTACACCCGAATAAATGAGGGCATCTTGTTGAATAAGTTGGATCCCACGGGCTTTTCTTTGTCTTATTACGTTGGAACTTTGGGTAAATATTCCATCAAAATCGCTTTCACAACCTTATCATTACCATTGTTATATTCTTAGTTTACTACCATAATCATTTCTTGAAAACTAGATAGAGCCACACCACTATCAGTTATTGCTGTGTAATTAAAGAGACATGCTAATTTAATTTGTTGACCTACTAGTTACAAGAATGTGATCATCTGAATTTAGAGTGTGTGAAAATGTTGTTTTCTAATTTGATGCAGAGTacttttaaccaaaaaaataaataaaaaaagactaTCTTATCTGTTGTATTAAATACTGCTTCTGGTTCAGTGGGATATTTGGTTGGACCATATGCTAAATAATTTGGATGTTGTCCCTTTATCCCTTTCCGTAATATGCTCCCTCAATGTAGTTCTTATTATTTAAAATGAGAAAATGAAAGATGGAAGACATCAACCTGAGTTTATAATATATATTACAAGTACGCTTGTTGAAAGAAAAACTTAGTTTTGATGGTGCATTCAACTATAAGGAAGAATCTGACCTTGAGACTTGTCTCAAAAAAAGCAGTAGCTATCACGAACATGTTAGGAAGAGTAGTGGTTTGTGGGGTCATTTCCGAGTACATAAACACCAGCAAAAGAGCAGCCCGTGACATGATGGATGTAGTCTATAAAAGGATTGCCATTCAATAAGGATGTCGTACGTGCTGCTGACAGTCATTTCAAAGTGTACTCTGATTTTCAGTGGAAGATACCTGAGTACCTTCGAGCTGGAAAACTGAAGGCAATTGAGGAGAGGACGGATTCTTCAATAGCTACGGTTCCGTGAACTCATTAGCTTTTGTCTAGAGCGAgtatttgtattgaaaaattcattaaatgTATAAGAATATTTAGTATTGAACTCAGTCCGTTAATCAAATTAGTATTGTATATTAACTAGAGATTTTTGTAAGAACCCATAAATCTAAAATCCCGAATCCGCCTCTGAGAATGTCTCTCAAGGAGTTGAAAGCATGCCCTCTTCCTCCATAGGACTATTCCGAGGTGATAATGTGGGGAAAATGATTGTCCAAGTTGCATGCACATGATTAATGGGTGACTGTGGTTTCTGCTCTAGAGTTCATTCGAACCACCTCATTATGTTCTATCTGAAGTAGTACAATATGTATGAAGTACGTGCTTAGTGATTTATCTAAAGAAACAATAACAAAATTTGAATACAAAACACCTTGGTTTTAGATTCAATCAATATCATCACTTCCGACTCCCCATTCCTCCATTTTGTATATCTTTAGAGTTTTCAAATTCCATCAGCTTTATCGGTTTTCAATATCATTAAGTTGAGAAAAAATAGCTTCAGAATTATGCAGAGCCAAGTAGGCAAACCTTCAAATTCTAGCTTTTATTTTAATGCTTTCAATGCATCTATTTCACTCGTATAACAATATCCTCCTGCCCTTAACCCTTTACCCTCCAAAATTAGGATGGCTGAAACAATTAAGCATATCTCAAAGCAATATATTTCTAATCCTAATTGAAGATGTCTTCCTAGCTGTATTGATAAAGTTACTTCATCCTCCATTATTACAACATAGTATTAATAAAGGGGCATTAGCAACAGTTGTCCGGTCCATTATTCAATACACAGAGACATCCACTTGATTAGAGGCAGTGCTTTTTGTCGAAATCTTTATCATTCAAGAAACCAGAAACCAGACTTGTTAGTCTTTGAGCACCCCGGCCAGGTTGCAATGAAGTTATGTTTGTTAAAATGTAGCGTGAGATAGTTTCATTTGCTTCTCCACCTTTAAACCAACTACCAGGAACAAAACCATCAGCTTTGCGGCCCAAGAGCTCAGAGTCAATCTTGTCAAGCACTGATTCATTCCTGCCAAATTTTCTGGCAAATGGCGCATTGCTTTCAACCATTTCCTGGTAATCATCTACAGTGAGATAGTGCGGATGTTGCTTAGGAGGGTTGTCCCACGCTATAAAATGAAGGTCGTGGTTGACTGTAGTATTTCGAAAGGCTTCTACATTGCATATGACAGTGTGGAAATATGCTTCAGGTGAAGAGAGAAAGTTAGCATAGTACATTAACAGTGTCCTCGGGAGGCCGTCCCACCCAGACAATAAGTAGTCCACAAATGGCCGAGAGAGCATCATCCAAGCTGATCCTGGTGCAAATTCAAAAtgcatcatttttcattttcaatgATTTTGTGATGCCTTTCGAAATATAGATGTAACAAAAttaatactagtatgtaaatAACTTTAGGCATATTTCATTATGGGATAACACCTATGAGGTGCATGTTGAATTCTTAGAACCCGTTTGGGCATAAAatacttttcctttttttttcggAATCGTTTGtctataaaattttcaattttcacttgaagatgcattaattttgaaatttttcactcaaatcactcacaaaacttcaaaaacaacccaaaattatattcatatccaaacacaactctaaatttcaaataccatttttacttgaaaaaatattttcccttatttttgaattttacaattcttatgtccaaacgcccacttagtcACTTGGCATGATGAAAAAACCTAACCCTTGGAATTCATCTAACCCATAAATTTGATTTGTGACAATATGATAAATTTGGCACCATATGAATTAATGTATAGTTTCTCCGGATCGATCCCTAAAGCTAAAATTAGTGGGCGTGTGgatataagaattgtaaaattccgaaaagaataattttttttaaagtgaaaatggtatttgaaaattagagttgtgtttggatatgaatataattttgggttgttttaaatttttgtgagtgatctaagtgaaaaattttgaaaaatagctttttcagtttttcatattttcacaaaaattcaaaattcacttgaaaattgaaaaatttatgaccaaacactgatttcgaaaataAGTGAAAAGAATTTCATGGCCAAACAGGCTCTTAGTTGTAGTTAGCCCAATATATGGCTTTGTTTGAACTGCATACATCACTCTTAACATGGCGTTGTATTGATACTTCAgtataatttttctcaaaaagtATTACATCATTAAGAGTACCCCTTATAAAAGTATTTTATATGAAGTAACTTTTTGTTTGAAACTTTATTAGCGCGCCAAACATCAGTAGCGCATACGTAATGATAAATTTAGCTAAAAGAGGGAGATAGAACCCCTCTAGAGATCTACTGTATTGGAAGCTTTAGTTGAGTGAGAAATGGAATGTTGAAAGCTTAGAATGGTTAGACGGAATATCGAACCGGAGTTTGTTAGCTTGCTTTTATTATTAACTCAGAATATACACAAGTTTGGAAACTCTCACCTGTGAATAATTTAAATGCTGTTGGCACACTCCTTTGTTGTTGGACCCAGAAGACATCAGATTTATGCAAACTGTAAAACCCCGGATCAATTATTATAGGCTTGGCCCTATATTCCCTACAACCAGAAATACATTGCATATTCTGTAAAACCTCATAAATAAAATCCAATTTAAGTAACGATAGGTTGATTAAATGGCAAGTTATCCACATACTCCTTCCAATCGAGGTCACTTGTATGCTCAATAAAGTTAATATCTCTTGGAATTGTCCATACAGTGTGAAGCAAATCTGTCAATCGGATTAGCAAAGTCCTTCGGTTTAGATAAGCACCAATTGCAAGTAATTTGATTAATAAATCCGAAGTGAATAGACCAAAGGtaaatcttttcttcttttcttaagAAGAAGAACCAAATTATGAAAATATATTTCACTGAACAAAATGTTAAAACTGATCAGAAACATGGTGACGGGAAACTCTATGTTTGATTGGAAAATCAATAAACCAATGGTTTTAGCTAATATTAGACGTGGACAACATAGAAGCTTGAAAACAATATTTAATTTGGATCTCCATAAATTTACTAATAATTGATTTGTTCGATGATAAGATTAGTATGACAGGACAAGTAATGAAAAGTGGTAATAATTTCTGCTGGCGGGTTATGCGATTATGTCATCACAGCAACATTCATGTTCATATTCACGACCAAAAAGGgcggcaaaaagaaaaagaaaatttcgCTAATTAATAAGttactctctccgtttcaatttagatgaactattttgacttgacacaaaattttaaaaagaaaacatGTGATAGCCCTAAAAGCTTAAGTACGGCTACTCTGAAAAGTTTAATTCCACCCCCAACCAGGGCCGGCTCTAACGTGATGAGGGATTTGGAGGGccccattttttaaaaagaataggtttataggtatttaaaaaaataatatttagtacttttaatacaaaattagagtttttaatataaaaggaAATAGAGCTCTTTAGATATgtaaataaagtaataatttgACATATTTAAAAATGGATAGATGAATAGTTTTCGCAACGTTTTAGTTTTACTCCTTCATTATATAATGTATACAAAAATTCACTCTCCCTTTCTTAATATGTCCAAGTCAATCTTTCTTTTCTCCTCTCTctttatatttcagaaacccctaTATATTTTCTGTCTTTCTCTTTAATATTCTTACTCACCTTCTTTCTCCAATATTTCATTACTCACTTTATTTCTACAAGATTTCATTAGCTCCACTGTTCAACAATACTTTTAAGCTTCCAATAATTCTATACTTCTATTGCTCTATAAAATATTACTCTCTCCgctccagtttatgtgaacctatttcctttttggtccgttccgaaaagaatgacccctttctaaatttggaaataatttatctcaaacttacaattctaccattaatgagaagcttttataaccatacaaatactctgggcccttttttgatttgtttaggaccacaaattctaaaagtgtttaatttttcttaaactccgtgcccagtcaaacaggttcacataaattgaaacggagagagtatcTAATATCAACAATATCTCAAGAAAAATTAAATGAGCtggctatattatcaattgaataAAGATAATTAGAGAAAATCGACTATATAAAAAAGATTATTAACAACTTTGTATTTCAAAAAGTTAGAAGAGTATATTTCAAATAAAACGTATGTTATAACTATCTTCTAAAAATTTAAGCCCCATATTAAACTTTGGCCTTAGGCCCCGCATATCCTTGAGCCGCCCCTGCCCCTGCCCCCAacccccaaaaaaagaaaaaaaaccaaaGATCTTAATTAGAAAAAGAGGCGGGGAATGCATACCATCTTGGGTTACTAAAGGATAATCAGAAGCACTCAAATTGATGAACCAATCCCATTCACCACCTTCCTTGAGCAAAATGGCAGCAGCATGAAGTGTATTAGTAACCATAGTAGGACCTCTATAAGTTACCAAGTTGGACTTCATAATTACTCTCACATTCCCAACTTCCACAAACAAAGGCTCCCTCTTCACAAATTTCAGCAGCTCTAATCTCTCCTCATCTGTTGTCTCAAGGTCCAAATGCACCACATACTGGTTTAATGGATGGTACAAAGCCTTAAGTGTCCTCTTTAAGCTCTCCCCATCACCACTCGATCCAGATATCAAATATGCCAATCTTGGTATTGTTGTTATGGGTCGTGTAGGGGCTATATGCAGTCTTGATTCAACGAATATTAATTGATCTTGCGCTTTAACTGATGCTTGGTAAAATGGGTTTCCAGTAGAAAGAATGCAAATGATGAAGAAAGAGGAGATTAAGAGGGCAAAAATCAGAGGATTAAACCATTTATTACCTTCCATCTTTGGTCTGTTATtttctactggtttctatataTTGGTGACACAAAATCATTTCTTTTTCAACGTGAACTGAGATTTCATTAAAATTTTTAACGTAGAGGTGGGAAAAGGTATTTTTGAGTGGTTTTGGAGCATTGCAGGTCAACGAATCTACGAATGTTTAGACTAGATTAGTGCAAGTAATCTTCCTTAATGATACAGTCAGTGAATGATAAAGTGGATTGATTAATAAAAAGACATGTGCTAAAAGGTAATCAGATTGCCAAGCAACTCACATTTATCTTTGTGTCCATTTGGATCTCTCTTTTAGCCTTATTGATGAAATGtgatcaaaattttagttttccTACTTTAACGTGAAAAGGTAGCTATcaaatttcattcatttttgttCAGGAACAGTGTTTTAAAAAGCTTTTCAGAGACTCGCCTCGGGACTCGCTCCAGGGTGGGGCACTATCAAAACGTCTTGAGACTCATGTGTGGGACTTAGTTCTGTGAGGTTTACGCCTTCAAGCGCCCGACGGTGCGCCCTAAACACGCCTAACGCTCAACGCTCAGGACTCGCCCAACAGATCCTATGCAAATCATGTGTTGAATTCACTAATTTGCACTGTTAACTctcaaaattctttaacaaatgaaTGATTAAAGTTCTTTTTATCTATAGAAATATGAAAATtctaaataactcaaataacgaaCCATATTATTGCATATTTACTAATTGAGAATATCGTGAGGGTgaatatcatttgaatattttttctaaaaatagataaataaaatttatatctttactTGATAGATCTTCATGTCTTAGTCCTATGTCTCTCAAAAATTATCATACATTtcttattttactatttaaaaataattttatatttactcatgacggagtaatattttaaattacattattgataaaatttattgtgtatttacttttaaagAGGTAAAATATGCAGTTTGATAATATTTTCtaagaaattataatttttaattgtttaaaagtTAAGAGGTTGGAGTTAATTTATACAGTATTTCATAGTAACTTTAACAgtattatattatttgtacttATAAAACatgctaaatattttattttatatgagttttttcaattatttttagcTTTCTTGAACTTTTAATGCATCTTTTATATTTTATTGTGTTATCATTATATTATTAattcataaatttaaaaaattaaagatcTGTGAGGCTTACGCCCCATGTCTCGAGGCTTTCGCCTCGCCTCGCCTCGCCTCGCCCCGTATTAAGTAAAATGCCCCGTCTCGCGCCATcaccttttaaaacactgttCAATAGATAAACTTGATAAAAACATTTCATCAGGGTCAACTTAGGCAATAAGCAGTGGAATGGCCCAACAGGCTCACGTGCAAACTTtagcttaagttgaaaaaatatTTGATGCATTGGCTTTAATAGAAACGTCTAAATTCATACCCAAATAGATGActtgtatttctttttatttattgctTTGGAACTTTCATAATACGTGCAGGACACTTGATAGACACTTGATTATGTTAgtcaaatacaaatatatatatatatatatatatatatatatatatatatatatatatatatatatatatatatatatatatatatatattaaaagcatAAAATCCCTAAGCGAAATATCGTTTCTCTTtgttatcctttaaaaataagttTCGTATTAGacaaaatcaaaattaaattatttttctaatatttaagaatAGACATATTAGTGGCTGATATTTAGAATTTCTTCCCATTCCTTTTAGGTTTAAAAGTCCTTTTTCTGTCATAAAAAAATATACTTATGAAGTGGCTAGTAATTTCAAATTTGAAGATGTTGGATGTAAATTTTAATATGACGTACGTTTCCTAATTATTAGCTTTTCTTAATCTCCTCAATTATTAAATACTTTTGGTATTTTTATAACACTAAAAAATTTGTTTAACAAATAATTGTATAAAGACATATTatagttcaaatcataaatataaaatttagcTAAACACTTAAATATAACCAAATTTTGTTAATTATTAGATGAGCTAATATTAAGAATCTGTACCAACAAAAGTTATTTTCTTATTATGAAACAGGTGAAGCGGCTAAAATTTTGATTACCAAGCCTTTTCTTATTGAAATATGTAGGAATACCTAATATTTAACACTttaaaatcaagtaaaattttagcctatataaattatatatttattttaattatataactgtaacgacccggcatgTCGTATTAGTATTTCAGCCTTATTTTCAtatttgatgctttacatatgtgtatCTATGGTTGCACGACTTGCCGGAGTTGTTGGTTTGATTTCGGGGAGGTTTtgaagtgaattgggacacttagtcccaaggttgaaagcttaagttgtaaagttgaccagagtttgacttttgattagACGACCGcgaaatggtgttttgatggttctaatagcttcgtgtggtgattttgaacttaggtgtatgcccgaatttgactttggaggttcctaggttgttttggcttgaattggcaaaagttggaaagttgaagatttggaaggttgataggtttgactaAGAAttaactttgttgatatcggggtTCGGACTGTGGTtccaggagttggaataggtccgttttgtcatttgagacttgtatgcaaaatttgaggtcattccgagctGATTtaatatggttcggcacgagctttggaagttgaagttcattagtttttcttaggcttgaattgaggtgaaattcgtagttttgatattgtttggtatgatttgagaccccgagtaggtccgtgttatgttctTGGGTTTGGTTGATAGGGTTGAACGGGGTcccgggcgtgtttcggatgagtttcagatcattttggactttgttGGCTATGTTGAAGTTTTCTGAGTTctggtgctttcgcacctgcTATGGCTGGGCCgaaggtgcgagaccgcagaagcagccATGGATGTGCAGATGTGAGATAAAGCCCTGGCAGAGGAAGTCCGCAAATGCGGCACTGGGGCGGTATCGCAAGAGCAATAggattttcgcagaagcggactcgtaGGTGCAAGTGCTCGATCCACAGAAGCGGATGGTCGGGAGATTAGTGGATTCCGCATCTACGATGGAATTTTCGCAGATGCAGTACCGTAGGTGCGATGttatggaccgcagatgcggtatcaTTGGGCAAAATACTTATATCGAATGATTTGATCGTTTGCTCATTTTTTGGTTCTGGAGCTCggttagaggcgatttttggagggCTTTTCATCACAATTGAAGGGGTAAGTGATCATTACTTGATTTTGGTGTTAGCTATTAAATACCCATAGATTATTACacctaatttttataaattaaaggTAGGATTtgtggggggggagggggggggggggtttggacTATAATTTTGGAAagtgagatttgatgatttgaggttggaattgCATGAAATACATAAATTtggactcgtatcgaaatggcGTTTGGAATTTGT from Nicotiana tabacum cultivar K326 chromosome 24, ASM71507v2, whole genome shotgun sequence includes:
- the LOC107777018 gene encoding beta-glucuronosyltransferase GlcAT14B-like, encoding MEGNKWFNPLIFALLISSFFIICILSTGNPFYQASVKAQDQLIFVESRLHIAPTRPITTIPRLAYLISGSSGDGESLKRTLKALYHPLNQYVVHLDLETTDEERLELLKFVKREPLFVEVGNVRVIMKSNLVTYRGPTMVTNTLHAAAILLKEGGEWDWFINLSASDYPLVTQDDLLHTVWTIPRDINFIEHTSDLDWKEEYRAKPIIIDPGFYSLHKSDVFWVQQQRSVPTAFKLFTGSAWMMLSRPFVDYLLSGWDGLPRTLLMYYANFLSSPEAYFHTVICNVEAFRNTTVNHDLHFIAWDNPPKQHPHYLTVDDYQEMVESNAPFARKFGRNESVLDKIDSELLGRKADGFVPGSWFKGGEANETISRYILTNITSLQPGRGAQRLTSLVSGFLNDKDFDKKHCL